TTTATTCCAATTTGCAATTTGTTCACCTACAATTTTTACATCTGGACGTTTATCAAAAAATTCTATTTGCCAACTTCTTCTTCTTTCATCAGCATGGAAGTTGCCTGGAGGGCCGTTTAATACTACAACATTAGCACCTTGMGGAATTTGATCTAAAGCGGCTATAGCATTTACTGCTGCTTGTTTATATGGGTCAGCATCTACTGAAGAAGCACCTGCTATACCAGCAATTCTAGCATTTGTAGTTAAACAAATTATTCCAGCAGCAACAACTTTTTCAGCATAAGGTCTTTGAGCTTCTCCATTATTTGGCTGTATAATGATAACATCATATTTGTTTATTATAGCATTTTCTATTAAGCTATTTTCAACGTCATCATTAGCTTGTCCATCAAATATGTCTACAACAATATTAGGATATTTTGCAGCTTCTTCTTTGATAGAGTTAGCTAACCAAGCAGCAAAAGAATCTGCCTGAGCCCTTGCTATATACGCTACTCTTATCTTTCCGTCTGTCTTTTCAGAAGCAGAAGATTCCTGAGCAGACTTATTACAGCCAGATATTGAAAATAACATCATAGCTGCAACAACAAAAAATAATGATAATTTTTTGCCCATTTTTTTCTCCTTTAAATTAATTT
This Brachyspira sp. SAP_772 DNA region includes the following protein-coding sequences:
- a CDS encoding sugar ABC transporter substrate-binding protein, with the protein product MGKKLSLFFVVAAMMLFSISGCNKSAQESSASEKTDGKIRVAYIARAQADSFAAWLANSIKEEAAKYPNIVVDIFDGQANDDVENSLIENAIINKYDVIIIQPNNGEAQRPYAEKVVAAGIICLTTNARIAGIAGASSVDADPYKQAAVNAIAALDQIPQGANVVVLNGPPGNFHADERRRSWQIEFFDKRPDVKIVGEQIANWNK